The segment TTTGCAGAACACCAACACGCACGAGTGGATAGATGGTATCGATTTCGCGAACAAGTAGCTGGCCCCCCTCAATTCCCGGGCTCAACTCCACGCTCTCACGAGCGAGCAAACGGGCGGCCCGATAATCCTCTCGATCTTTGGCTGCCAACGCCTCTTTGCGTTTTTCCATCGCCATTGCCAAAAAGCTGTCGTTCCATTTCGTGATCGATGTTAATTGCCGTGCACCATATTCCTTTTCCAACCGCGCCAACATTTGCTGAGCTAACGTGAATTGTTCATCGTCCACCAACTTTTTCATCAACCGATCCGTCACGCCACTGAGTGCGCGAAGGACAACGTCCTTCTTGTACTCTGGTGCAAACCGATGCAACTCTTCGAGTGTCGCCAGCGTCGCTTTGAAATCTCCTTGGCGAGCGCGGTACACCGAATCTTGAAGCAAATACTCGGCCCGTAGCTCTTTTATCCCAGGTCGCTCAGGGTAGTCGCGAATCAAGACAGCCAGAAACGGGTAGGCTCCCTTAAAGTCTTGTTTCGCAATCAGATCGGCCGTTTCACGCTCAAGTCGCTTTTCCCAAAAATCGATTCGTTCGATGTCTTCCCATTTCGCGGTGAGTTTTTGGGTTTCAATCCCCAGCACCTCAAAGAGAAGTCCACCCTCGGGGTTCGACGGCATCCGTCGGCCGGGCAGATCGAGTAGCGGCGTTTTGACCCAACCACCGCCTGACTCTTCGGTAAAGAAGATCAAGTCGTGCGGCTCTTCTTGCAAAAGCTCTAAACCAACCGGATCCGGCACACCCGAATCGGCGTAGTTGACGATTTGAGCCTGAAGCGGCGTCGTAAAAAGGGCCAGACAAAAGAGCGACCATGCATTCGCGGCGATCCACTTCTTCCTGGTGGGCAAACCAGAAACGCGGATCGGTCGAGCATCGAAAATTAACTGCATAAGTAAAACCATGATTATGCCCAAGGGGCGTCGATTGTATTTTTTGGAGGCAGCGGAAGTCGTCAAGACTTTCGTTTTCCAGCATGGACGAAAGTTTTAACGATTTCCGCTACGACCAAAGGCGACTCTGTTTCAAGCCGCTAACGGGTTGCCGGAACGTCGGTGATGTAAATCAAACCTTCAGCGCCGGGGACAAGCAAACGATTACCAACCGCAACCGGGGCGGCTGACAACGGCTGACCGATATCGGATTGCCCTATCAATTCACCACTTGCCGGGTCGTAAGCGATGATCCATCCCGGTTTGCCGGCCAACACCATCACGTCACCTACCCGAACCGGAGCCGCAACGGGATCGCCCGCGGGAGCGTCAAGTTCAAAGCGTTGTTTACCCTTGGAATCGTAGGCACGAAGTTTGCCATCACTTGTGCGGAGCAAACATTCATCGCCCGCCTGGACAGGCCCCCAAACGGCTCGGCCATCCAACAGGATTCGGAACGCTTCGTTTAGACTACTCAGATCATAACCGACCAAAAAGTCAGCCGCTGGGCCGCTCGTCGTCCCGACGTACACGCCACCGACAACAGCGGCAGGCCCCAGTAACGGCGTTTGTATGTCTTTACTGGCCAATTCGTTGACCTGTTCGCCAGCCCGTAACCGATAAATCTTTTTGCGGCTATCGGCAATCACGACCTGGTCCGGATCATTTGGCAATGTCACCGGAACGGACCATACCACGGTCGATTCGGGGGCTGCGGCTGGTTGGAACGGACTGCCTAACATGATGCCGGTTTCATAATCCATCAACACAACGCGGCCGGTACTCAGTGGAACGAGTAATCCGCCCCCTGATATGATGGCGCCACCACCGACATCCTTCCCGCCGGGATCACTTCCGCCTACGTGTGCGGTCGGTTTGCCGGCACCGAGCCCGAGTTGCAAACGTCTTAGCTTCTCTCTTCTACGGTCAGGATCGTAGACAATGATCTCGCCCGAACCGTTCTGATTCAGCATCACGTAGACGTTCTCGTCAACCTTGATCGGGTTTTCAAATCGCATTGCAACGCCCGAACCGCCTGGATTTTCGATCGGCCCCTTGGTCGAACCGGTTTGCAACGATTCACGATTGATTTCGAACAATGTCGCTTGAGTCGTGATCGCATGATAACTCTGGTTCGCCGGATAAGGCGTAATCATCGCAACCGGGACACCGACATCGGTTTGCCAAATCTCTTTTCCCGTTTTCGCATCAGCGGCGGTCATACGGATTGCCGACGTTCCACGAAGCACACGAGCGTGTACGAGCGTATCATCGCTAGCGAACGGTTCGCCGATAAAGTTATCGGCTTCATGCTTGAACCAATCTTGCACAACGCGCCCTGTATTGATCTGCAGCTCATAGCGTCCGATGCGAGTTCCGGTCACCCACATTTGACTCTTGCTGACGGCCATTTGAGTATTTGTCGGACGATCATACGTGGCAACCTGTTCCGCCACGATACTGACCTTTTCACGTTCAGCCGTGGGCTCGACTTCGATGACGACCACCTGACCAAGGTCGGTCAAGACGATCACACGGCGACCTTGAACGAGTGGTTTGATTTTCACATTTCCGGTCAAACGAATGGGTGCCTGTGCCGGCTTGAGCGATTCGCCACTTTCGTCCAGCGCAAGGATATGCACGCGAGCGAAGTCGGTCCCCGCGTTTTCAAAGACAAACAGATGCTCCATCAGTGGCACGGGTGCAACCGCAATCGCGCCTTCGGCATGTCCCACGTAGTAGCTTTCCAAGCAAGAACCATCACGTGTGTTGAGCACATACAAGTTGCTGTGGTTCCCCGGTTGGTAAGCGCGTGCGGTTCGAGGATCGACACCAGGGCCTGCGTCGAGCGGTTGTGGGATCATGGTCGCCCAATTGGTTTCACCCGAATCGGCATCAAGAACCGCCAACCGCCCCGAAACGCTGGCAACATAGACATCATCACGAACCGCATTGGGTTCACTGAATGGCTCACCGATTCTCGTACGCCACCGGAGAACGCCATCTTCGCCATTAAAACGTTGGACTTCGAGTTTCTTTGATTCGCTAAGCAGCACTCCTGATCCGCCTTCAACACGCACCGGTAAATGACCTTGACCATAGCCAACGAATTTCCGCCACTTCAAATTGCCGGTTTCGCCATCGAACGCTAACACGGCACCGCCTGCGTCGAGATACAGAATCTGATCGGACAAGTCGAGTGCTTTGCCCCCAGTGACGGTCGTCAGCACGATCGACTCGGTCGAATCATCGACCTCCGACGCATCGACGACTTGCGGCAAATCGGTTGCTGGCTTGACCAAGGTTTTCTGGATTTGGCTCGCCGATTGAATCAATTGACTGAGCCGCTTGTCATCACCGAGTTCGGGGAATTCGCGTAGCAGTTCAAACCGGACATCGTAGGCTTCCTTGGTGTTCTTGGCATCGAGAGCGGATTGCATCGCAGCGACCGATTCGTCGAGCCGGACGTTGCGGTTGATGTCACGGCGAACACGGTCGCGAGTTTCTTCGACCGTCTGAATCCTCGCTGCCAAGCTCGTTCTCAAACTGCCGGTAATGTAGTTCGGGTTGTCCATCAACTCCATCTGCTCCGCCAATCGTCCGAGCAATTGTTCCTTCTCGGGGGTATCCTCTGCTTCGCTTGCAGCGTTCGCGATATTCTCGGCAATGTCGACAAGCAATGCGGCCAAGTTAGCTCGCTCGTCGTTCAAGCCAAGTTCATTCTCAATCGTTGGCAATTTTTCTTTTGCCAAATCAAGTGCCACGGTCGGATCCGTCATCGTCTCAGCACGATACAGTTCGATCATTACCAAGCGGGTTTTCGCAATCGATGAAAATTGGTGCGTATCGCCATAGGCTTCCAAGAATCCGTTGTAACGCTCTTGTGCAGGCACGAAGTTCTGTTGATCGTACAACGTGTTCGCTTCGCCGATGTATTCGTCGGCACTTTGACGCGTCAGTAGCGAATACAGACCATAGCCGGAAAGCAGCAAAAGAATGATGATGCCGGCAAAACCGTAGATTTTAAACGAGTCCCAAACCGATTTGTGTTCGGGTGGCTTTGGCCGCGAACGAACCGGACGCGAACCGCCCGATCCAACGCCGTCACCAACCGCTTCGACCGGGACCGCTTCGACCGGCTCCGCGTCGACGGCAACCGCTTCGACCGGAACCGCTTCGGCAAACGGCTCAGCCTCGACCGCTTCGGCTTCGGCAAACACATCGTCACCACTACCGTCAGAGGCGATCGCTAGATCGTCCATACCACCTGCAACGGCCACCGCCCCGTCCGCTTCCTCGTATTCACCTTCGCGAATTTCGCTGATCAGTTTCGTAGCTTGAAAACGTGTCAATTGACCATTGTCGACCAACAACTTGGCAACCGCCTCGGGGGTCACGCGAGTTCCTTGGTCCAACTGCTCTCGAAGAGCTTCGATAATTTCCTGATCGAGCAACCCACGGCGTTCGAGCCGATCGATCAATTCGTTAGCAAGCATGTTTTGTATTAGTTAGTATTGGATGAAAAGGTGTAGTAGGCGAGTCTCTCCGAGACTCGTAATGTATCGTAGTAGGCGAGTCTCTCCGAGACTCGCAATTTCAGCGTCTCAATTTCAGCGTCTCAGTTTCAGCGTCTCAATTTCAGCGTCTCAATTTCAGCGTCTCAATTTCAGCGTCTCGGAGAGACGCTGCTACTGTTCAGCGTCTCGATTTCAGCGTCTCGGAGAGACGCTGCTACTGTTCAGCGTCTTGGAGGGACGCTGCGACGGATTGGCTAATCAAAACCGTCGACTTGGGTGACGGAGATGTCGACAAACCCGGCGATCGTGCCCGCGTCCATCGCGTCCACGAGGAATTGCAGCTTGGCCATTTCGTGAACCTTAATGGCCAACTTCATGCCCTCCGAGCCATTGGTCATCGCCTGTTTCAGGGCAATCGTCAAATTCTGTTTTCCTGGTGTCTCCCTTTCCCAATCATTTGCCATAACCAAGAAGGAACCTCGTTCATCGATTTGCACATCGACCTTGTCAAGATCTTCGTCTTCATTGGAAACGTTAAAGCTTGCCTCATCACTTTGTTGACGCGGCACTTCGATCGACTTTTGCAAACTAAAACTGGCCGTCACCATAAAGAAGATCAATAACAAGAACGTCACGTCGACCATCGGTGTCATGTCGAGTTCATCGTCATCGCGAGGCTTCCGCTTGGGAATCGCATCGCTATCGTCGTCTTCCCAGACCGCTGGGGAGATGGGTTCTGGCATGATCTCGGCTTTTCCCGATGCCGAGCCCGATGAGGACATTGAAGCTTGCTCAAGCGGAACGGCTTCGACTGCGATTGCTTCGGCGGGCATGACATCGACAGGCAAAGCTTCAAAGTACTCCGTTTCGATCATATCGTCACTCGAGTCGACTTCGATGACGGCATCGTCCGCTTCGGGGACGTGGATCGCTGTTTCACAATTCGAGCATCGGACACGCCGACCAGCCAAGCGGGCATTGACACGAAGTAGGCTTCCGCACTGAATACATTTGACTTCGATCGCCGACATCGTTATTGCTCCTTGACTGCCACGTAGGTGGATTCAATATCTTCAAAGGAATCGCCGATTATTTTCTGCACTCGTGTTACCTGGCCAACTTTCACATCTTTGTCTCCCATAATCATCACATGGTTTTTATTACGTCCTTGAGACTTCTCGAGTTCACTGGTGACGTATTCGACGATCTCGGACGCTTGCGTTGCTTCGTCGCGACTGAATTCGGTCCCATCGAGCCGTTCGACAATCGCGTCCTCACCCGCCCCTGGCTTGATGAAGATTACGGCCGAGTCTTTTGCTGAAATGGCCAATGCGTTATCCGCTTCAGGAATCGAGCCAATTTGTGTGGGGTCCATTTTCGAGGCGACGACAAAGAAGATGAGCAGCAAGAATGTGATGTCGATCATCGGCGTGATGTCCATTTCCTCGTCATCACGCTTCTTGCGAGGCAGCATCACCTCCTCTTCTTCTTCTACGTCCACATCGACTGCGTCATTGTTGGTCGGATTTGCGGTACTCATGTCAGGCTCCCTTATCGTTGGGGCGATTGCATTGCTGACGCCATTTGCGGGTCGGTCGCCGCAGCAGCAGGCCGAGCGGACACCGCTTGACCACCGACCGCACCGCCAGCCAAAGCTTCACGATAAATCGACATAAACCGACCAAGCCCCGAGCCGACCAAGTCTTCCATCTTGGCGATTTTGATATTCACATTGGCGGTCAAAATCATCAATGGAATCGCGATCGCCAAACCGCAGGCGGTCGTTCGAAGAGCGATATTAATGTCACCAGCCAAGTCGGATGGGTTGACGGACGCCGAAGACGCCAACGTGTTGAACGCCCCCATCATCCCAAACACCGTCCCGAACAGCCCGATCATCGGTGCCGCCTTGATGACCGTACTGACCCAGCTCAACCGATACTCGAGATCGCTCATCACGTCACGCTGGAAGCGGTCCATGACAAATTGGCGAGCCCGCTTGTAGCCGAGGTCGCGATGGTGCATCGACATTTCGACAATTTGTGGGATCGCCCGCGCGTCGCCTTCACAGTACTCCGCAACCCCCTCAAAATCGCGGTCGGTGACCATTTGTTCAACGTCATCCATGAAGACATCCTGCTCGTCCTCACTCTTGAACCGTTTCTGACTCACGCGAGTCCAGACGACAACAATACAGTAAAGTCCCCACAACGCAGCCCCGGCCAACGCACCGTAGGTGGCTTGTGAGATGATATCGAAAACAGAAATTTCAGCGAACAGCATCGGTTACTCGTGTGGATTAGGTCCGTAAGAATGGTCATGGTGGAGGTAGTGTAGTATCTTTCTACCTAGAATCACCAAAAGCGGGCATGATTTCCAGCACTATCCTAACCGATTACGAATATTTATGGGGTGAGGGTGCGACAAGATTTCACGCCGTATCGAAAAAAAGGTTTAGCCTAGTAGCGGCGTCTCTCCGAGACGCCGAACACAGGCCAGCCCAGTAGCGGCGCCTCTCCGAGACGCCGAACACAGGTCAGCCCAGTAGCGGCGTCTCGCCGAGACGCCGAACACAGGTCAGCCCAGTAGCGGCGTCTCGCCGAGACGCCGAACAAAAGGTCAACCCAGTAGCGGCGCCTCTCCGAGACGCCGAACACAGGCCAACCCAGTAGCGGCGTCTCGCCGAGACGCCGAACAAAAGGCCAACCCAGTAGCGGCGTCTCGCCGAGACGCCGAACACAGGTCAGCCCAGTAGCGGCGTCTCGCCGAGACGCCGAACAAAAGGTCAGCCCAGTAGCGGCGCCTCGCCGAGACGCCGAACACAGGTCAGCCCAGTAGCGGCGTCTCGCCGAGACGCCGAACACAGGCCAACCCAGTAGCGGCGTCTCGCCGAGACGCCGAACAAAAGGTGCAATAGGCCCCCCGTCTGTCGTACCTAAACCGACAGGCTCGAAGCCTATCCCACACTCTTATCCTACGCTCTTATCCTACGTTGAGGTTCATTTAGCAAAACCCCATCCTGGCTTGGGCCTTCATCAGACCCAACGGACGATTGCAAAATGCAAAAGGGGAATTTGCAAAATGCGAAAGGGAAGACGCGAGGTCTGGAGAGCATTGTTCAAATTGCAATGTTCAAATTGCCATTTGCAATCCTCTATCCTTAGCGTCTTGGTTTTCGGTAGCGTTGGCTGGTGACCACGAATTTAAAACCGCTTCCATCCGGCTCGCTTTCAAAGATGGTCTTGGCGATTTCTTTTACCGTATCGTGTCCATTGGCCTTGGCGTATTGCATTTCGGTCTGCTCGAGCAATCCTTCCAAGTTCTCAGGGATAAACTTCAGGATTTGCCGGCCAGGCAGAGGGATCCCCGCTTTTTGTAGCAATTGGCGGTCATATTGCAATAGCGGTCCTGGCGTGGTCCACATGAAATAGAGACGCTTCTCATTCTCGGTATCGACAATACGGTACTTCTGAGGGCTTCCCGCCAAATTTTTTGCCGTATCAACGCCCTGGATCGATCCGCCGAGCGCTCCGAGTTCAATCTTGTAAAAATCAAGCTGGGTTGCATACCCATTGATATTCTTGGCACTAAACTTCAGTTGCCAGCGTTCGGCACGCGGAATGATGTCCTCACCCTCTCCCAACGGTCCCGGAGGTCGACTATCCCCTTTTCCGTCCGTTGCCGAAAAGTTGGTAGCACTGACCGTCGCCGCCACGCTACTGACCGCATTGGTGACCGCCATAATGTTTTCTTCGAGTGTCGGTTCCAGCAATTCCTCGACCTCTTCGGCGGCAGGCGGATCGAAGTCTCGCTCGGTTCCCTCGGCATTCGGGCCTCGGCCCGCCGCATTCTCGATCGACGGTTTGATCGGCTTAGGCGGGAATTCAAAACGCGTAAACAACCAAACCAGGAACAACATCAAAACGAAGGTCCCGATGAACAAAATCAACGACAGGAACAGACTGGTGACAATATCAAAACGGCTTGTACGCAGTTTTTGACGCTCTTGGAGCCGCTCAAGCCGCCGCTGTTCGAGTTCAGCGGGTGTGGCTGAATCGGCTGGGACCGTATCAGACGATGATTTATCAGCGACCGACGACATGGGGGAAGAACCTTCCGAACGAGAGACAATCCTATTAGCAAATGATGATTCTGTTCAATTGTAACGTATCGCAGAGGCCAACGCCAAGACTTTCGCAAGCAAAGGACGGTAAAAACCGTATCCTAGTGCTTGGTCACCGCTTAATTTCAGGCTTGGCAAAAGAGTGGCTGGGGCTGGAAACCAAATCATCGAATAACAGCTTCTCTCAATCAACGGCTTGGTTTTCGATAGCGTTGATCAACGACTTCGAATTGATAACCGCCACCGTCGGGCTGGCTTTCAAAAACCGTCTTAGCAATCTCTTCAACGCTCGATCGCCCATTGGCTTTGGCATACTCCATCTCGGTCTGTGCCAACTGGGCCTCCAAGTTTTCTGGAACGAACTTTAGGATCATGCGTCCTGGCAGCGGAATGCCCGCTTTTTGTAGCAATTGTTTGTCGTACTGTAGAAGCGGCCCAGGAGTGGTCCACATGAAATACAAACGTTTTTCGTTTTCCGTATCAACGATTCGAGCTTTCTGCGGGCTTCCCGCCAGGCTCTTGACCGTATCGACGCCCTGGATCGAGCCTCCGATTGCCCCCAGTTCGATTTGAAAAAAATCGAGCTGGGAGGTATACCCGTCAATATTGTTGGCATTGAACTTCAGTTGCCATCGTTCAAAGCGAGGGACAATATCGTTCCACTCGCCCACGGGTCCGGACGGTCCGCTGTCGGTGTAGCCATCGATGGGTGAATCGTTTACCGCACCGACGGTCGCCTTGGTACTGCTAACGGAGTTGGTGACGGCGATAATTTCGTCTTCGAGCGTCGGTTCAAGGAGATCCTCTATTTCTTTCCCTGTTGGCAGGTCAAAATCCGGTTGGGTCCCATTAAGATTCGGGCCCTCGCCCTGTCTGATCGGTTGAACCAGCGACATGGTTGGAAATTCAAAACGGGCTAAAAGCCAAACCAAGGACAACATCAAAACCAACGTTCCGATGAACAAAATCACCGCAAAAAACAGGCTAGATACGCGATCAAAGCGGCTCGTACGCAGTTTTTCGCGTTCTTGAATCCGTTCAAGCCGCCTCGGTTCAAATGAGTCGGATGTTGGCATATCGGACGCGATTGCATCGGATACGGCTGTATCCGACAGTAATTGATCAGTGGCCGACGACATAAGTGAACCTTCCGAGCAAGAGACCTGCGCTAGCTACAAATAGATCCGAAGCGCCGATTGTAACGTATCGAAGGGCGTGACACCAAGACATTTGCAGACGATCGCAGTAGGTTTGTTTACATCCCTCGGTCCGGATCGTTCTAAAAAACACATGCAAGGACCGGCCCAAATTGGGCCTTGCCAGCCCTATCCCCGATGATTAAACTCTGCCCAAGCAACGGCAACGTGGTTTTTCTATTTATCGCGTGCGTTGTCGGTCAGATAGCTCAGTTGGTAGAGCACGGCCCTGAAAAGGCCGGTGTCGGCGGTTCGAGCCCGCCTCTGACCACTTCTTTTCGTCGCCTACCCTCCTAGAACGGAATTCAAGGCGTCGCCCTCTTCAAAGCGGATTCGCCGGGAACGCGGATTCGGCGGGAACAATGTTCGCAGAGGCGATTCGGCTCCACAGGCTATTCCTGCAGCGATGGCATCGGGCCCGAAAAATCAAGTTGCCCATCAAGGACATCGGATGAGGACGGCGGATGAACTTCAAACGGACTACCTTCCAATAGCGGAGCCAGTTGCGAAGATGAGCCCTTTGGGGTCTTGTTTATTTTCCCAGGTGCGTCGATCGTTTCACTGGAAACCGACGGTACACCTGGCATGAACCGTGCGGCGGGCGAACCGGCATTCTGCTCAATCATGGGACTCGCGTTCGCCAGTCCCAACATCCCAGGTGTAACGGGAACCATTGTTGTGACCGATTGTGGATAAGCACTCGGACTTTGACATTTGCAACAACGTTCACACGTTTCCGTCGCCTTCCAAAACATTAACTCTTCCAAACACGAACGTGTGGAGACAAAGATCCGGTCACCGGGTTGGAGTTGATAATTGGTCGTCGTGTCACCAAGTTGAGTGATTTCGCGGTAACAAATCGGCAGCGTGACGCGGCATGAACACGGCGTCGTCGGACGAGCTAACAACATTTTGCACATGGATGCATCGCTCGTTAAACCGCCCGCTGCCAAAATACCATCGAGCACCGTTTCGTATCCTGTCAGCGGATAACTGCCAGGCGAATTGACGGCGCCAAGGACGTAAAAACGGTGAACCGGTTCAAGCAGCCGAATATTGATCACGATCTTCTTTGGAACACCGTCTTGCTTGGCATCATTTCCTTGCTCGGATACTTCGATTTGATTTTCGATTGTTTGTTCGACCAATTTTTCTGCGTCTTCGACTGTCAAACCAGCGACCACGGCACGTCCAAATCGCCCCAAGTCTAAACTGCCGTCCGCCATCACGCGTTGATCGGCTGGCAAGCGGATGGCTGAATCAAAATCGGCTGGCTCAATGAGAAGTTCGTCGCCTGGTTCCAGATAATGCACCGGCAGTACGGTGCGATGGAGTTCACGAGGCAGATCCGCAGAACTTGGCGAGCATGCTAAAACCTCTTCCGCCTGATCCGTCAGGAAACTACCGCTCGGAAACAACGAAAGTCCAAGGGTGCTGCAACCACAAACAGGCAACAGCAACAGGACGATGAATAAACTTCGGTGCATAGCGGTTTACTTGTGATGGAAGTGGTTTTCACCCCGAGCGACACATACTCCACTTGATTTGTCGCAATCTGGGCCCGGTTGCCGTTTCTACCGCAGCGAAAGTCGCCGAGACTTTCGGCTTTCGGACGCTCTTGACCGTTGCCGAAACCCCTGGCGAGTTTCGCTACCAAAACTCGCAGCCTCTGCGGCCTAGCCCGGATGATTCATGGGCTTGCAAATTGTTTTGCTAACGTCTACGCCTTCAAGCGTTTACGTTCATTGCTCGAAAAATAGTCTGCGTATTAGCCGTTTTGGCGTTAGCGGGCTGTCGATTTAATCGGTTTGACTCGACTTATCGTTTAACGCCAAGCCGTAGGCGACCGCTTACGGAAAAGCTGACGCCTTCGGCTTGGCGTTAAACGATTAAATCGACAGGCCGTTAGCCACGGTTCACACGACAAATCACGCAGCCGTGGCTATCGCCAAAACGGCTAATGAATCATCCGGGCTAGGTTTGTTGCTAATACTATCGTCACCACCCGCTCATCCGCGTGCCTACGATCACAATTGCTGGCACCATTTAAGTGACCGTTAAGGTTTGACACTCGGCATGTCGTCCGAGTCGCTGAACAGAATTCCGCTGCAATTCAGACCGAAGACTTCGCCCAACAGATACCGAACGGCTTCGTCACGCAGCGTCGAAAGAGGCTTCAGTCGCAAACTTGGATCGGACAAGGTGCCGACCACATCGACGTAGATGGTACGGTTGCTAAGCAATTGGTTGATTCGAATCAACAACGAAATCGGACTGACGTAATCGAGTGCAATCGCCTGCAAATAGGCGTCCGCTAGCTGGTTCGATTCGAAATTGCCAGTTGAGATAACCGCCGCAATTTCCATGCGTTGATTGGCGAGTTGCACCGAACCGTCCGCGATCACTTTCAACGGAGAGCTGGAAAGGACAAGTTCCTGGATGCTTGCTCGCCCGCCAGCAATGGTGCCGTTCATGCGACCATCGTCAATGCGAATTCCAGCCAATGGAACCACCCCCAGGAATCGTTGAGCTTCGGACAATCCAGGGATCGCACTCGCTTGACTACCGTCCAGTTCGGTTTCGAAAGAACCTTTTAGATCGTTGAGTCCCTTGATGCCTTCGCCAGCGAGAACGAGAGAGCCACGAATTTGTCCGTGGTTGGTCGAGGACCGCGAACCGCTCGCCTGGGCAATCAGCTGACCAAAATCGACACGATCGAAGGACCACTGACTCTGCAAGTCGAAACCACTCGCGCGGGAGGTCGAATGGAACCTGGCCGCTCCTTTTAATCGTCCGCCCGCGGTCGCGCCGACCAAGCTGGGAAGCTCAAAGTCCCATCGCCCACTTTGAACCGAATAGGCCGCCAGGATGCCACTATGGACGTCACGAACGGCGATATTGGTAACCATTGTGTCACTCGCTTGCACCGAACCGCGAACTCGCAATGGTTCACCACCGGAAACAGACAGATTTCCTGACATCGTTCCCTCGACATAACTCGCGATCGTTTCGGAAACCCAGAGCATCGACTGAGAGGCATCGACCGCCTCAAAGCGAACGTCCAAGTTGCCTTCCCCCAGCGGCCCTGCCCCCGCTTGAAGGTCCCAACGACCAACGACATCAATACGACCATCCGCAAAATTCCCAGTCAATCGATCGATTCGCATGACGCGATCACTCAATCGGACGACGGCGTCGATTTGCCGACTAAGAACGACGGGCCCCAACCCGAGCCGATCCAACCTCAGCTTTGCACTGACCTCGCTCGGCGTTTCGACGGTCCCGTCAAGAGACAATCGGCCTCGCAATTCACGATACCTTAACGACGGCAGGTAGCGATCGGGAACGAACGTAACCAAGCGATTCAGTTCGATCGATGCCGCTGAAAAGTCGATCGCTGTCGGCTTGCCGAACAAATCTTGCCATGACATTTTGGTGTCAGCGGGCGCCACCGTTCTGACTGAAACCTTACCGCCAAACAGCATGCCTTGGCCGCCGAGTTCCATGCTGCTTCCATCGCTTGAAACCAAGGCCGTTAGATTACCGATCGACTCCTCACCAAGTTTGATCGAATCGATCTCGATCGTTGCCTCTCCAATCTGTTTCGCTGGGAAACGCCACTGTCCTGCTGGAACTTTCCAATCGACTTGACCGGAGGTTCTCAGGGACAACAACACGTCGAATGGAAACAGCGCATCGGAATGAAAAATGGGCGAAACATCCTTCCAAGCGAGGTTGATTTGGTTCGTTTCCGCAGGATCATCAACGACGGCCCCTTTTAAGATCGTTGCACTTCCGGTGACCTGACCTTGAAAGAGATCGGCGACCAAGTTGGAAAGC is part of the Novipirellula aureliae genome and harbors:
- a CDS encoding outer membrane protein assembly factor BamB family protein, with product MLANELIDRLERRGLLDQEIIEALREQLDQGTRVTPEAVAKLLVDNGQLTRFQATKLISEIREGEYEEADGAVAVAGGMDDLAIASDGSGDDVFAEAEAVEAEPFAEAVPVEAVAVDAEPVEAVPVEAVGDGVGSGGSRPVRSRPKPPEHKSVWDSFKIYGFAGIIILLLLSGYGLYSLLTRQSADEYIGEANTLYDQQNFVPAQERYNGFLEAYGDTHQFSSIAKTRLVMIELYRAETMTDPTVALDLAKEKLPTIENELGLNDERANLAALLVDIAENIANAASEAEDTPEKEQLLGRLAEQMELMDNPNYITGSLRTSLAARIQTVEETRDRVRRDINRNVRLDESVAAMQSALDAKNTKEAYDVRFELLREFPELGDDKRLSQLIQSASQIQKTLVKPATDLPQVVDASEVDDSTESIVLTTVTGGKALDLSDQILYLDAGGAVLAFDGETGNLKWRKFVGYGQGHLPVRVEGGSGVLLSESKKLEVQRFNGEDGVLRWRTRIGEPFSEPNAVRDDVYVASVSGRLAVLDADSGETNWATMIPQPLDAGPGVDPRTARAYQPGNHSNLYVLNTRDGSCLESYYVGHAEGAIAVAPVPLMEHLFVFENAGTDFARVHILALDESGESLKPAQAPIRLTGNVKIKPLVQGRRVIVLTDLGQVVVIEVEPTAEREKVSIVAEQVATYDRPTNTQMAVSKSQMWVTGTRIGRYELQINTGRVVQDWFKHEADNFIGEPFASDDTLVHARVLRGTSAIRMTAADAKTGKEIWQTDVGVPVAMITPYPANQSYHAITTQATLFEINRESLQTGSTKGPIENPGGSGVAMRFENPIKVDENVYVMLNQNGSGEIIVYDPDRRREKLRRLQLGLGAGKPTAHVGGSDPGGKDVGGGAIISGGGLLVPLSTGRVVLMDYETGIMLGSPFQPAAAPESTVVWSVPVTLPNDPDQVVIADSRKKIYRLRAGEQVNELASKDIQTPLLGPAAVVGGVYVGTTSGPAADFLVGYDLSSLNEAFRILLDGRAVWGPVQAGDECLLRTSDGKLRAYDSKGKQRFELDAPAGDPVAAPVRVGDVMVLAGKPGWIIAYDPASGELIGQSDIGQPLSAAPVAVGNRLLVPGAEGLIYITDVPATR
- a CDS encoding MotA/TolQ/ExbB proton channel family protein, giving the protein MLFAEISVFDIISQATYGALAGAALWGLYCIVVVWTRVSQKRFKSEDEQDVFMDDVEQMVTDRDFEGVAEYCEGDARAIPQIVEMSMHHRDLGYKRARQFVMDRFQRDVMSDLEYRLSWVSTVIKAAPMIGLFGTVFGMMGAFNTLASSASVNPSDLAGDINIALRTTACGLAIAIPLMILTANVNIKIAKMEDLVGSGLGRFMSIYREALAGGAVGGQAVSARPAAAATDPQMASAMQSPQR
- a CDS encoding ExbD/TolR family protein → MLPRKKRDDEEMDITPMIDITFLLLIFFVVASKMDPTQIGSIPEADNALAISAKDSAVIFIKPGAGEDAIVERLDGTEFSRDEATQASEIVEYVTSELEKSQGRNKNHVMIMGDKDVKVGQVTRVQKIIGDSFEDIESTYVAVKEQ
- a CDS encoding ExbD/TolR family protein, yielding MSAIEVKCIQCGSLLRVNARLAGRRVRCSNCETAIHVPEADDAVIEVDSSDDMIETEYFEALPVDVMPAEAIAVEAVPLEQASMSSSGSASGKAEIMPEPISPAVWEDDDSDAIPKRKPRDDDELDMTPMVDVTFLLLIFFMVTASFSLQKSIEVPRQQSDEASFNVSNEDEDLDKVDVQIDERGSFLVMANDWERETPGKQNLTIALKQAMTNGSEGMKLAIKVHEMAKLQFLVDAMDAGTIAGFVDISVTQVDGFD
- a CDS encoding polysaccharide biosynthesis/export family protein: MHRSLFIVLLLLPVCGCSTLGLSLFPSGSFLTDQAEEVLACSPSSADLPRELHRTVLPVHYLEPGDELLIEPADFDSAIRLPADQRVMADGSLDLGRFGRAVVAGLTVEDAEKLVEQTIENQIEVSEQGNDAKQDGVPKKIVINIRLLEPVHRFYVLGAVNSPGSYPLTGYETVLDGILAAGGLTSDASMCKMLLARPTTPCSCRVTLPICYREITQLGDTTTNYQLQPGDRIFVSTRSCLEELMFWKATETCERCCKCQSPSAYPQSVTTMVPVTPGMLGLANASPMIEQNAGSPAARFMPGVPSVSSETIDAPGKINKTPKGSSSQLAPLLEGSPFEVHPPSSSDVLDGQLDFSGPMPSLQE